CAGTTTTAGATACACCACTAATTGTATTTCTAATTATTCAAATAGTATTGAATATGCTATGTTTCAAAATTTCTTTACTTGTTTCACATAATAGCTAATATATGGACAAAATTGTCCTTATCCTCATTCCATTCTCTCCTGTCAATACCTATATGAAATTGTCACACTTGTATTACAGTCTGGTAAATTCAAATATGGTCTTAATATGTAGCAAATTCCGTTTGCTACTGGATCTTCTTAATTGAAGTGTATTAGGTGCGTTTAGtacgaaggaaaatgtttttctacatgtttttttttagaagataagtaattttcttaattattttattttcgactgaaattatttttttggaagataagtgattttcttacttattttattttctactgaaaatatttttttttaaggatAAGTGGTTTTCTTATGTTACTGCTCTAGGTCCTTAGAAAGCTAAAAGTTCAAGTGATCGATAGCCCTttaattaagaacaaatatgaGAATGAGGTGATCGATAGCATGATATGATATAACATACCACCAATTCACCAAGGATGTAGTGGGATGGATGTCTCAAAATCctctaattttaattaaaagactcGAATTCAAGCTTTGGAGATGAAGAAGTTCCTGGTAGAGAGTACATATTTCTCCTTAGATGGGGTCTTGAGCAACATAAATCCAAATAGTCAATAGTCGAGCCACTAGGTACTAGAAACTGGGGATTTTTAATTAAGTGTAACAAGTCTTAGAATTTAAAAAGAGTGACGagagttttaaaaattgagtGTTGGTGACAATTTTATGATTAGTGTTAAtgacacaaattttaaaattttcaagttttattatttACACAAAGGCCCTCTCACTCCCCTACCCTCCCCACCCCACCCATCCCTCCCCCCTCCCCATTTGTCACCGTCCGCCACCGTCATTCCTATCCCTTCTACTGCCGTTGTCGCCATCGTTGTCACTACCATCAACTCCTCCGCTATTATCGtcacctcctcctcctcctcccccATTGCCATTACCACACCATACCATGTTTTTTCTTCTCCTCcttcaccaccaccaccacaacaACCATCACCTCTTCTTCCACTGTCAGCTCCAACACCACCATCCTTCTCCTCTGCCACAATCACTATCTACTTCACCAGCTCCTCCTCCACTTTATTTTctgtttaaaaattaaataattgtcGAAGTTGCTGTAACACCTACGCAGAAATTGTTATAATAATTCAACAATTGTTACAGCAACTCAAACAATTACTGAAGTTGCTGCAACAATTCAACCAACTGCGATAGTTGCTGCAACAATTATCATACCAACTATCGTAATTGTTGTACCAATTATCATAGTTATTACAATAACTATAGCAATTGTTGCAACAACTATTACAGTTGATTTTCTACAGAATTTCTTTCAACGACTTAAGTTTTTTTGTTGGGGGATTCTCATAATCAAAAGCAGAATAGtccgtaaaaataaaaataaaagaagaaaaatgtaaTAAAAAGAATGAACAATGACGACGACGAAAGAGGAGGAGACAACAATGGCGAcgacaaaaaaaagagaagaagatggAGGAAGgtagaaagaaagaagaagatggaGGGAGGAAGGAGGAGAGAGAAATCTGAAAAGAAggggagaaagaaagaaaaagagaataagatTGAAAGATAATGAAAAAATGAGggaattttcaaattttcaaatttgaaataagagaaaagactttttaaatttttgaaattctaataTACCTAAAAGTTTTAATCACTATAATTAGGTCTACATTCTATTTAATCTTCTTTGACCAAGTCAAtgtcacttttttttaattggtaACTTTTTTGTCAACTCCCACTCAAATTTCTCTAGAAACCGAATGGTTTAATAAAGAGTTTTGCACAATTACATTTTTACTTGTTTCAATTATTAGTTACTCCATTTTCCTACTTCAGTCTTGAACTATCAACATTTATGTATTAATAGTCATAGTGTCCGACTAAGCTTGCATAAACCTtgactaatactaataatataaTACTCTATCCCTCCTTCCCTCCTACAAAAGAGTCTGACCATGCATGACCATCATAACATTCACAAATGAGATTGATAGATGAATAGGTGATTCCGACCACAATCATTATTGATTCTCCCTTGAGGAGTTCAACCGCTCGAACCCTCCCCTTCATCTTGTGTGTGGGCGTATTTGCTCAAGGGGGAATGGGGGCTAAATGCAGAATATAATCAGAAAGACACAGATGTACAACAGGTGTTAGTATACCAGGGGtggagaagagaaaataaggaGTCCAAATGACTGAATGGGTATGGTATTTGTCACAATCCACTGGAAACACCATGAATATCTTTTGAGTTTTTAACAATCAGGAAGATTAAATTGTGATATAAGCAGAATACGAGACGTTTGAAGCTCAATAGAGATGCTACTTGTCCTAGTACAGCtaaatattttgtcaaaataCAACAGCAAAACATCCTTGCGCAGCTAATTGGTGAGTATATCCATCGATAAAGAATCCATTTTAATCAATTTTGCAAGAGCAGGCTTGGAAAAGCGGATGAGTTGCCTTTATAAAGGATAAAGGTAGTTAAAATAAACCAAAACTAACTGCATTCTCAAGAATGGAACaatcaaaattaagaaaaaggcGCAGAATGGTGATTAATTTCCATAATCAGTCACGAGCAGACCACATTTCTATTGACTCAACAATGGAAGATGGAGGATATCTCATCTCTTACCATGAAACAGGAGGTATGAAAATCCCTAGAATTTGACCATAACATTCAGTGAGTTGCAATTCGTCTATAAACAGCTTGGAATGTTTGTCCACCGTTGCGTGCTACCTTTTGTCCTTCTTCTGTTGCAGCACTAAGGAGCTTTACAACCTGATCAGCTTCAAGTTCTTCAGTTGTAAGTGCCTCAAACATCGGATGTTCTTCCAAACATGATTTCATCCACTCACCAAGCTCCTCTACATCCGTTATTGTGTATATAATTCCACCAACTGCAAGCACATATGCATACTCATCTAGCAAGAATGGACTAATAACACGTCGACGATGATTCTTCTCTTTGAAATGGGGATCCGGGAACAAGAAAAACATCTTTTTAAGCTGTCCTTTCCCAAAATAATTAGGAATATACTTCATTGAATTGGTCCGTACCACAGAAATATTCTGGTATTGACCAGGATTAGTCGTCCTCAGCCCCAAAATCCGCTCCTTCACATACTCTGTCACCTTGTCCCGCAGCTCCATCCCAATCATAAGATTATCAGGGAAAAGGGGCGCAAGGGCGATCAATAAACCACCAAATCCACAACCAACATCAGCAAACTGGA
The sequence above is a segment of the Solanum dulcamara chromosome 11, daSolDulc1.2, whole genome shotgun sequence genome. Coding sequences within it:
- the LOC129873240 gene encoding tRNA (guanine-N(7)-)-methyltransferase encodes the protein MGENSTHNKKTGLPRKRFYRARAHSNPLSDSHFPIPISPAEVDYSLHYPEVVKVDASKKIQFADVGCGFGGLLIALAPLFPDNLMIGMELRDKVTEYVKERILGLRTTNPGQYQNISVVRTNSMKYIPNYFGKGQLKKMFFLFPDPHFKEKNHRRRVISPFLLDEYAYVLAVGGIIYTITDVEELGEWMKSCLEEHPMFEALTTEELEADQVVKLLSAATEEGQKVARNGGQTFQAVYRRIATH